Below is a genomic region from Myxococcus fulvus.
CGCCCGTGGCGGCGAGCTGGAACTGCTGGTTCGGAGTCAGCGAGGAGTAACCGAGCGAGGCCATGGCCTTGATATAGGAATCGCTGGGGGTGAAGCGGTAGTGGCCCGCGCCCTCGCCGTCCTGGAAGCTGCCGGTGAAGGCGAAGGTGCCCGCCTCGCGCGGCAGGGTGAAGGTGGCCGGGCCGTTCCCGGTGGACAGGCCCTGGAAGGAGGCGCGGGACTCGGTGAAGCCCATCTGCCCCCGCCCCTTCCGCCCGTCCTCGGGGTGGCTCAGGTTGAGGTGGAGCTTGTCGGGGGACTTCTCGTGCGTGGACGCGCTCCACGTCCCGCGCAGCTCCTCCGCGGCGGACGTGGCGCTGGCCACCAGCATCAGGACACACAACAACCACGAGGACGACGCTCGGCGCATGGTGAGGCTCCTTCGATTCGAGGATGGAGCCCTCCCGTCCGGCGCGCGCCCCGCGAGTGGGGCGCGCCGCCGTGGGAAGGCGGTGATGAGGGGAGGGTGTCCGGAGGCCGGAGGGGCGATTGGCGCCCTCCGACCTCATCGTGACGGTGTGACAGGTGTTACTTCGTGTCGCGCATGCGCCGGATGAACTCGGCGTCCACGCCGCCGGTGCGCAGGCGCACCAGCTCCTCGGTGGTGAGGTTCTTCAGCCCCGCGGCGTTCAGCTCGCGCAGGAAGTCCGGGTTGACGCCCACCGCGCGCAGTTCGGTGAGCACCGCCGGGTCCTTCGTGTCCACGCCGGCCGAGCGCATCTGCTCCAGCCACGCCGGGTTGACGCCCACCGCGCGCAGCTCCTGGAGCTGGTCCGCCGTCAGCTTCGTCAGCCCCGACTTGCCCAGCGCGCTGATGAAGCCCGGGTCCACGCCCACCGCGCGCAGCTCGATGACCTGCTGGAGCGGCAGGCCCGAGTAGCCCGCCTCCTTCAAGCCCTGGACGTACTGCTCGCTGACGCCCACGGCGCGGGCGTCCATCACGTCGCGCGGGTTCTTCGTCTCGAAGCCCGCGCCCGAGAGCGCCGCGACGTACTCCGGCGTGACGCCCAGGTGGCGCAGCTCCACCAACATGCCCGCCTCCAGCTCGCGGCCGAAGACCTGGTTCATCCGCTTCACGAACTCGGGGGTGACGCCCGCGTGGCCCATGCCCACCAGGTTGGCCACGGTGGGCTCGAAGCCCATCCCGCGCAGCTCCTTCACCCGCTCCGGCGTCACGCCGGCGACCTTCAGCGCCACCAACTGGTCCACGGAGAGCGGCTGCCCCGCGCCCACCCGGGTGCTCCCGTCGACGTCGTCCTCGCGCTCGAAGTCCACCTTCACCTTCGGCGCGGCCGCCAGCTTCACCCTCGGCGCGATGTCCACCTTCACGTCCATCGCGGGGAAGGGGGGCGCGGGCGGCGCGGCGGGAGCGGGAGGCTCGGGCGGCGCGGGGAGGACGGCGAGGGTGCTCGGCGGCGTCTGGGCCATCACCAGCGACGCCAGCGGCGCGGCGACGGCCAGGCCGCTGATGAGCGTGAGCACCGAGGCCCCCGCCACCCAGCGAGAGGAGCAGCGGGACGCGGGCGGGGACACCAGGCGGCGCACGCGCTCGGGCAGCGAGCCGCCCAGGGCGGACATTGCGTGGCTTTCGACGGCGGGCATCACGCGCAGCGTCTCCAGCGCGGTCAGGGCGCGGGCGTAGGAGACCGGGTTGGGGCTCGCGCCCACCGCGACGTCGTCGCAGCAGTGCTCGCGCTCCACGCGGATGACGTTGGACATCCACCGCACGGCCGGGTGGTAGAAGAAGAGCGTCTCCACCACCACCTGCGCCAGGTTCACCGCGAAGTCATGCCGGCGGATGTGGGCCAGCTCGTGCGCCAGCACCATCTCCAGCTGACGCGCGGGCAGGCCGGACAGCGTGGACACGGGCAGCAGCACCACCGGCGACAGCCAGCCCACCGTGGAGGGCACGTCCACCTCCACCGACTGGAGCAGCCGCACCGCGCGCTTCAGGCCCAGGCGGCCCGACAGCGCGTCCAGCCGCTCCTGCCACTCCCGGGGCGCGGGCAGCGCGCGGCGCGCCAGCTGGTGCAGCCGCACCCACTCCGCCGTCAGCCGTCCGGAGCTGAGCCCCACGCCCGCCACCCACGCGAACACCAGCCAGCGCAAGAGCCGGGGGGCGGCCTCGCTCGCGCGCTCCCAGAGCCACGCCAGCGCCGCGGCCGGCGTCGCATGGCGCCAGTCGAAGCCCGGGTCGCGCGCGGCCTCGAGCGCGGGCCGGCTGTCGACCCGGAGGGCCCGCGACACGCGCTCCATCACCTGCGCCCGCGCCGCCTGGAACGCCGGGGCCGCTTCGCCTCGCGAAGACCCGGACTGCTCGGCCCGGGCCCGCGTGGCATGCCGCCAGCCGGTGGCCACGGGCAGCGCCACGGCCAGCACCAGCGCGCCGCACGCCAGGGCATACCGCGCGTTCGCCGCGTGACGGCCTACCGTCAACAGCGCCGCCGCCAGCCCCACCGCCACCAGCGCGCCCTGCCAGAGCGAGTGCACCAGCGCCCATCCCAGCGACTCCATCACCAGGCCGCTCATTCGTCCGCTCCTTCCAGGGAATCGAGCAACTGACGGAGCTGCGCCAGCTCCTGGGGGCTCGTCTTGCGCGAGGACAACGCCTGCATGGCCAGCCGCGCCGGAGAGCCGCCGAAGGCGCGCTCCACCAGGTCCGTCACCAGCTGCCGCTGCGTGCGCTGCTCGGTCGCCTTCGCCCGGTAGACGTGCGCGCGCTGCGTCTCGTCGCGCTCCACCAGGCCCTTGTCCGTCATGATTTGCATCAGCTTCAGCACCGTCGTGTAGCCCGGGCCCGCGTCCCCAGGCTCGCGCCGCGTGAGGACCTCATGGACCTCCCGCACCGTGCTGTCTCCTCGCTCCCACAGCACCCTCAGGATGGCCAGCTCGCCATCCGTGGGGCGCGGCAGCACCGCCTCGCTCATGACTCCCTCGCTTCGTGCATCCACGACGTCATCATACGAACGGGTTCGTAGATGTCAACGAAGGTCTTCGTAGATGCAGCCCGTGGGGTGGGATTCACTCCCGAGGTGTGGGGGGCGCCCGCGCAAGGGCCGTAGCTTCCCCATCGCCACGCCTGCCTGCTCCCAGGTTTTACCCACGAGGAGAAGAATCCGTTTTTCCGAGTGGGAAGATTTCTGCCCACGGAGGGAAGCGCGAGGACCACGCAAGCTTCCCCTGGGTCCAGGCGGGTCGGCCTGGGGGGAGGTGGGTGCGTTGCCGCGAATGCGACCTGACAGGTCGGGCGCGTGGCACATCCGGTGAAAAAGGGTCTGCCCGGC
It encodes:
- a CDS encoding BlaI/MecI/CopY family transcriptional regulator — encoded protein: MSEAVLPRPTDGELAILRVLWERGDSTVREVHEVLTRREPGDAGPGYTTVLKLMQIMTDKGLVERDETQRAHVYRAKATEQRTQRQLVTDLVERAFGGSPARLAMQALSSRKTSPQELAQLRQLLDSLEGADE
- a CDS encoding M56 family metallopeptidase; its protein translation is MSGLVMESLGWALVHSLWQGALVAVGLAAALLTVGRHAANARYALACGALVLAVALPVATGWRHATRARAEQSGSSRGEAAPAFQAARAQVMERVSRALRVDSRPALEAARDPGFDWRHATPAAALAWLWERASEAAPRLLRWLVFAWVAGVGLSSGRLTAEWVRLHQLARRALPAPREWQERLDALSGRLGLKRAVRLLQSVEVDVPSTVGWLSPVVLLPVSTLSGLPARQLEMVLAHELAHIRRHDFAVNLAQVVVETLFFYHPAVRWMSNVIRVEREHCCDDVAVGASPNPVSYARALTALETLRVMPAVESHAMSALGGSLPERVRRLVSPPASRCSSRWVAGASVLTLISGLAVAAPLASLVMAQTPPSTLAVLPAPPEPPAPAAPPAPPFPAMDVKVDIAPRVKLAAAPKVKVDFEREDDVDGSTRVGAGQPLSVDQLVALKVAGVTPERVKELRGMGFEPTVANLVGMGHAGVTPEFVKRMNQVFGRELEAGMLVELRHLGVTPEYVAALSGAGFETKNPRDVMDARAVGVSEQYVQGLKEAGYSGLPLQQVIELRAVGVDPGFISALGKSGLTKLTADQLQELRAVGVNPAWLEQMRSAGVDTKDPAVLTELRAVGVNPDFLRELNAAGLKNLTTEELVRLRTGGVDAEFIRRMRDTK